In one Curtobacterium citreum genomic region, the following are encoded:
- a CDS encoding DUF4194 domain-containing protein: protein MSDTTTAPVDSVDRDETDLGVVDTTGDDERDETTFALFEGDEGRLDEPQRRALVALLRSTYVSARTHADEWRAVLDGEHQLRSRLNDLFLELHVDRDREVAWKRQARSESQRRAFPTLLRDVPYTREETIVLVYLRMRLRADPRPGLDQVVVDRSEITGHVAGFLPPSTDRTRDESRVAKAIDRLVTARVLVRTSDPDRFRVASVVEVLLPLEQLRELEHWLRDATAAGGEPTDGAGTSLPAEPTDTDDEGEPSA, encoded by the coding sequence GTGAGCGACACGACGACGGCTCCCGTCGACAGCGTGGACCGCGACGAGACGGACCTCGGCGTCGTCGACACGACCGGTGACGACGAACGCGACGAGACCACGTTCGCCCTCTTCGAGGGCGACGAGGGACGGCTCGACGAGCCGCAGCGGCGCGCGCTCGTCGCGCTGCTCCGCAGCACGTACGTCAGCGCCCGCACGCACGCCGACGAGTGGCGCGCGGTGCTGGACGGCGAGCACCAGCTCCGCTCGCGGCTGAACGACCTGTTCCTCGAACTGCACGTCGACCGGGACCGCGAGGTCGCCTGGAAGCGCCAGGCCCGCTCGGAGAGCCAGCGCCGGGCCTTCCCGACGCTGCTGCGCGACGTCCCGTACACGCGCGAGGAGACGATCGTCCTCGTCTACCTGCGGATGCGGCTGCGCGCCGACCCCCGCCCGGGCCTGGACCAGGTCGTCGTCGACCGGTCCGAGATCACCGGGCACGTCGCCGGGTTCCTCCCGCCGTCGACCGACCGCACCCGGGACGAGTCCCGCGTCGCGAAGGCGATCGACCGCCTGGTGACCGCCCGGGTCCTCGTGAGGACCTCCGACCCGGACCGCTTCCGGGTGGCCAGCGTCGTCGAGGTGCTCCTCCCCCTCGAGCAGCTCCGCGAGCTCGAGCACTGGCTGCGCGACGCGACCGCCGCCGGTGGCGAGCCGACGGACGGCGCCGGGACGAGCCTCCCGGCCGAGCCCACCGACACCGACGACGAAGGCGAGCCGAGCGCATGA
- a CDS encoding peptide MFS transporter, with the protein MSSTTAPDSREHKRTFFGQPFELSTPFAVELWERFSFYGMQGIVLLYMYYTASQGGLGISEGIATGIMGAYGGAVYLFTIAGAWVADRLAGADRTLFGSAIVVMAGHVALALVPGVAGVGIGLVLIALGSGGLKATATTIVGGLYSRDDPRRDAGFSLYYLGVNLGAFAGPLLTGLLQSTLGFHFGFGLAAIGMAAGLVQYAIRRPKLPDAVRHVTNPVDRRRLPLLGGIVAVVLVLVVVSVLTGLLTVRNLPTVVVAVVVVATIAYFVVILSSGLTADERSRVVAFIPLFIASAVFWSLYQQQFTVVTVYSDQRLDRSFFDWTMPVSWIQSINPVFIIVLSGVFAAMWTKLGARQPSTPTKFALGTGIMGIAFLLFLPFVGTGENGTPLVALVAILLVFTLAELLLSPVGQSVATKLAPPKFQTQMVALFFLSVSLGTAVTGVLSAYYDPTDEAPYFTVLGLVAVVVGVVLLLLAKPVLKAMRGIR; encoded by the coding sequence ATGTCCAGCACCACCGCACCCGACTCCCGGGAGCACAAGCGCACCTTCTTCGGGCAGCCGTTCGAGCTGTCCACACCGTTCGCGGTCGAGCTCTGGGAACGGTTCTCGTTCTACGGCATGCAGGGGATCGTCCTCCTGTACATGTACTACACGGCGTCGCAGGGCGGCCTCGGCATCAGCGAGGGCATCGCCACCGGCATCATGGGCGCCTACGGCGGCGCGGTGTACCTCTTCACCATCGCGGGGGCGTGGGTCGCCGACCGGCTCGCGGGCGCGGACCGGACGCTGTTCGGCAGTGCGATCGTCGTGATGGCCGGGCACGTGGCACTGGCGCTCGTCCCGGGGGTCGCCGGGGTCGGGATCGGCCTGGTGCTCATCGCGCTCGGGTCCGGTGGCCTCAAGGCGACCGCGACCACCATCGTCGGCGGGCTGTACAGCCGCGACGACCCCCGGCGCGACGCCGGCTTCTCGCTGTACTACCTCGGCGTGAACCTCGGCGCCTTCGCCGGCCCGCTGCTCACCGGGCTGCTACAGAGCACCCTCGGCTTCCACTTCGGCTTCGGACTCGCGGCGATCGGCATGGCGGCGGGGCTCGTGCAGTACGCGATCCGCCGTCCGAAGCTCCCGGACGCCGTCCGGCACGTCACGAACCCGGTCGACCGTCGTCGGCTGCCCCTGCTCGGCGGGATCGTCGCCGTCGTGCTCGTGCTCGTCGTGGTGTCCGTCCTGACGGGGCTCCTGACCGTGCGGAACCTGCCGACCGTCGTGGTCGCCGTCGTGGTCGTCGCGACGATCGCCTACTTCGTCGTGATCCTGTCGAGCGGACTCACCGCCGACGAGCGGTCCCGCGTCGTCGCCTTCATCCCGCTGTTCATCGCGAGCGCGGTGTTCTGGTCGCTGTACCAGCAGCAGTTCACCGTCGTCACGGTGTACTCCGACCAGCGCCTCGACCGGTCGTTCTTCGACTGGACGATGCCGGTCTCGTGGATCCAGTCGATCAACCCGGTGTTCATCATCGTGCTGTCCGGCGTCTTCGCGGCGATGTGGACGAAGCTCGGTGCCCGGCAGCCCTCGACCCCGACGAAGTTCGCGCTCGGCACGGGCATCATGGGCATCGCGTTCCTGCTGTTCCTGCCCTTCGTCGGCACCGGGGAGAACGGCACGCCGCTTGTGGCCCTCGTCGCGATCCTGCTCGTCTTCACGCTCGCCGAGCTGCTGCTCTCGCCGGTCGGCCAGTCCGTCGCGACGAAGCTCGCGCCGCCGAAGTTCCAGACGCAGATGGTCGCGCTGTTCTTCCTGTCGGTGTCGCTCGGCACCGCGGTGACCGGTGTCCTGTCGGCCTACTACGACCCGACGGACGAGGCCCCGTACTTCACGGTGCTCGGCCTCGTCGCGGTCGTCGTGGGTGTCGTGCTGCTCCTGCTCGCGAAGCCGGTGCTGAAGGCCATGCGGGGCATCCGGTAA
- a CDS encoding ATP-binding protein yields the protein MTDTATDPAGVPAWGMDALFDTVAQWRAESMQVVNWGGFHGHRHVELSGTATLISGASGTGKSTLMDAYLAVMMPSDVPFNGASNDATTGRARSADQRNLLTYLRGKVDTRRDPETGALRDVNLRGDDQTTWGAVAVTFRNDDERRFTVLRTYVVPKRARGVGDIQMTMATVDDTFDLRRLEEFVPSRFHHLELTSRVPGLVVRDTYQELAYTLQTRLGIGDSGGGNRAMRLLARIQAGQHLPTVDALYKSLVLETPGTYDAADRALAHFSALDEAYEAMDTEERKVRILEPIVDLHAEIERSRAAAAALDGIAPGAEVSPFAHWTASRKRALLDAEVDRNTRERTAARADVAATEARHAAVEIELREAEGRLRDQGGNALAQLEDRIDRGTRERDTIARTRATFEERTAPLGLTLDTEAAFGAAQRTSREFLGSVARQRVALDQRRDALTREEYPLLDRERTLRQERQSLEHRQGAMPLPMHEARLAMARAAGIDPESLPYVAELLDVLPGEEQWRTAIESVLAPVARTLLVDQDRLADFSQAIDALRLPVRVQFEGVPTGPHLDLDGDPAMVSGKLTIKDSPFSTWVRERIESDRIDARCVDTAAELGGGGRRVTPSGQLRDGKRGAHGDRRQSNVIGFTNEARVAAVEQELAAIAQDLATLEARRTDVAQDLAALDVVRAAHEHLVDATWDGIDVAGADESLARLDAERQALLAADDGLRTLRESVARLRRSLDEAADRRASARQQVTRLEERHAVLVDGQDAAADILERFDSAPGSVPDDAQAQLLAETFEEVGAPEGIDGFDDATRRLRRRLEERLTQALDGAAAASNALTVTFQRYQDAWPDPNLGTGVASWPDYHAILEEIVATGLHARRTEWRRRLSQWSGEDLVPLAGAFDRAVVEIEERLEPVNEILRELPFGANRDRLKIQIRRVTREDVTAFRRELRALSASVDTELTDDVLETRFRRLRRFMAVIRPEPGGSRGRTTQRDAVLDVRRHMEITAVRYDVDGNDLGVYSSLGDKSGGETQELVAFIVGAALRYQLGDETRPRPRFAPVFLDEAFIKADSEFAGRAVTAWLRLGFQLVVSAPLDKVTALEPSMERLLSMRKHPDTGHSSITEIARA from the coding sequence ATGACCGACACCGCGACCGACCCCGCCGGCGTGCCCGCCTGGGGCATGGACGCGCTCTTCGACACCGTCGCGCAGTGGCGTGCTGAGTCGATGCAGGTCGTCAACTGGGGCGGCTTCCACGGCCACCGGCACGTCGAGCTGTCCGGCACCGCGACGCTGATCTCCGGCGCCTCCGGCACCGGCAAGTCGACCCTGATGGACGCGTACCTGGCGGTCATGATGCCGTCGGACGTGCCGTTCAACGGCGCGTCGAACGACGCGACCACCGGGCGCGCCCGGAGCGCCGACCAGCGCAACCTGCTCACCTACCTGCGCGGCAAGGTCGACACGCGACGGGACCCGGAGACCGGCGCCCTGCGCGACGTCAACCTGCGCGGGGACGACCAGACCACGTGGGGCGCGGTCGCGGTGACGTTCCGGAACGACGACGAACGGCGCTTCACCGTGCTGCGGACCTACGTCGTGCCGAAGCGGGCGCGGGGCGTCGGCGACATCCAGATGACCATGGCGACGGTCGACGACACGTTCGACCTGCGCCGGCTCGAGGAGTTCGTGCCGTCCCGGTTCCACCACCTCGAGCTGACCAGCCGGGTGCCGGGGCTCGTCGTGCGGGACACCTACCAGGAGCTCGCGTACACGCTGCAGACCCGGCTCGGGATCGGCGACTCGGGCGGCGGCAACCGGGCGATGCGCCTGCTCGCCCGCATCCAGGCCGGCCAGCACCTGCCGACCGTCGACGCGCTGTACAAGTCCCTGGTGCTCGAGACGCCTGGGACGTACGACGCCGCCGACCGGGCGCTCGCGCACTTCTCCGCCCTCGACGAGGCGTACGAGGCGATGGACACCGAGGAGCGCAAGGTCCGCATCCTCGAGCCGATCGTCGACCTGCACGCCGAGATCGAACGGTCCCGCGCGGCCGCGGCGGCACTGGACGGCATCGCCCCCGGCGCCGAGGTCTCCCCCTTCGCGCACTGGACGGCTTCGCGCAAGCGCGCCCTGCTCGACGCCGAGGTCGACCGGAACACCCGCGAGCGCACGGCGGCCCGCGCCGACGTCGCCGCGACCGAGGCCCGGCACGCCGCCGTCGAGATCGAGCTCCGCGAGGCCGAGGGGCGCCTGCGCGACCAGGGCGGCAACGCGCTCGCGCAGCTCGAGGACCGCATCGACCGCGGCACGCGCGAGCGGGACACCATCGCCCGGACCCGGGCCACGTTCGAGGAGCGCACCGCGCCGCTCGGGCTGACGCTCGACACCGAGGCCGCGTTCGGCGCGGCGCAGCGGACCTCGCGGGAGTTCCTCGGCTCGGTCGCCCGGCAGCGCGTCGCCCTCGACCAGCGCCGCGACGCGCTGACCCGCGAGGAGTACCCGCTGCTCGACCGCGAGCGGACCCTGCGGCAGGAGCGGCAGTCGCTCGAGCACCGGCAGGGTGCGATGCCGCTGCCGATGCACGAGGCACGCCTGGCGATGGCGCGCGCGGCCGGGATCGACCCCGAGTCGCTGCCGTACGTCGCGGAGCTCCTCGACGTGCTCCCCGGCGAGGAGCAGTGGCGCACGGCGATCGAGTCCGTCCTGGCGCCGGTCGCCCGCACGCTCCTGGTCGACCAGGACCGGCTCGCCGACTTCAGCCAGGCGATCGACGCCCTGCGGCTGCCCGTCCGGGTGCAGTTCGAGGGCGTCCCGACCGGGCCGCACCTCGACCTCGACGGCGACCCCGCGATGGTCTCCGGCAAGCTCACCATCAAGGACTCCCCCTTCAGCACGTGGGTGCGGGAGCGCATCGAGTCGGACCGGATCGACGCCCGCTGCGTCGACACCGCCGCCGAGCTCGGTGGCGGCGGCCGCCGGGTCACCCCGTCCGGACAGCTCCGTGACGGCAAGCGCGGCGCGCATGGCGACCGGCGGCAGTCGAACGTCATCGGGTTCACGAACGAGGCCCGCGTGGCCGCGGTCGAGCAGGAGCTCGCGGCGATCGCGCAGGACCTCGCGACCCTCGAGGCCCGCCGCACGGACGTCGCCCAGGACCTCGCCGCGCTCGACGTCGTCCGCGCCGCCCACGAGCACTTGGTGGACGCGACGTGGGACGGCATCGACGTCGCCGGTGCGGACGAGTCGCTCGCGCGGCTCGACGCCGAACGCCAGGCCCTGCTCGCCGCGGACGACGGCCTCCGCACGCTCCGCGAGTCCGTGGCCCGTCTCCGCCGGTCCCTGGACGAGGCAGCGGACCGACGCGCGAGCGCCCGGCAGCAGGTGACCCGGCTCGAGGAGCGCCACGCGGTGCTCGTCGACGGGCAGGACGCCGCCGCGGACATCCTCGAGCGCTTCGACTCGGCACCGGGGAGCGTGCCAGACGACGCGCAGGCGCAGCTGCTGGCCGAGACCTTCGAGGAGGTCGGCGCCCCCGAGGGCATCGACGGCTTCGACGACGCCACCCGCCGCCTGCGCCGGCGACTCGAGGAGCGGCTCACCCAGGCGCTCGACGGGGCTGCGGCGGCCTCGAACGCCCTGACCGTGACGTTCCAGCGGTACCAGGACGCGTGGCCGGACCCGAACCTCGGCACCGGCGTCGCGTCGTGGCCGGACTACCACGCGATCCTCGAGGAGATCGTCGCCACCGGGCTGCACGCCCGACGCACCGAGTGGCGTCGTCGGCTGTCGCAGTGGAGCGGCGAGGACCTCGTGCCGCTCGCCGGAGCCTTCGACCGGGCGGTCGTCGAGATCGAGGAGCGGCTCGAACCCGTCAACGAGATCCTCCGCGAGCTGCCCTTCGGTGCGAACCGGGACCGTCTGAAGATCCAGATCCGCCGGGTCACGCGCGAGGACGTCACGGCGTTCCGCCGGGAGCTCCGCGCCCTGTCGGCCTCGGTGGACACGGAGCTGACCGACGACGTGCTCGAGACCCGCTTCCGACGGCTCCGCCGGTTCATGGCCGTCATCCGGCCGGAGCCGGGCGGGTCCCGTGGGCGCACGACGCAGCGCGACGCGGTGCTCGACGTCCGCCGGCACATGGAGATCACGGCCGTCCGGTACGACGTGGACGGCAACGACCTGGGCGTGTACTCCTCGCTCGGCGACAAGTCCGGCGGCGAGACGCAGGAGCTCGTCGCGTTCATCGTCGGGGCGGCCCTGCGCTACCAGCTCGGCGACGAGACCCGTCCACGGCCCCGGTTCGCGCCGGTGTTCCTCGACGAAGCGTTCATCAAGGCGGACTCGGAGTTCGCGGGGCGTGCCGTGACGGCGTGGCTCCGGCTCGGGTTCCAGCTCGTGGTGAGTGCGCCGCTCGACAAGGTCACGGCGCTCGAGCCCTCGATGGAGCGGCTGCTGTCGATGCGGAAGCACCCCGACACGGGCCACTCGTCCATCACGGAGATCGCCCGGGCGTAG
- a CDS encoding DUF4177 domain-containing protein produces the protein MKRYEYVTINGSGNEAKHVAVFNETINRYAAKGWTVAQMVRPSVIGPLGVLFEREEV, from the coding sequence ATGAAGCGCTACGAGTACGTCACCATCAACGGGTCTGGCAACGAGGCGAAGCACGTCGCAGTCTTCAACGAGACCATCAACCGCTACGCAGCAAAGGGATGGACGGTTGCGCAGATGGTGCGCCCGTCTGTCATCGGTCCGCTCGGCGTGCTCTTCGAGCGAGAAGAAGTTTGA
- a CDS encoding DUF3375 family protein codes for MTDVDLEFARVRAVLDRPTLRLMSRPTSAAVLAVFRTVFDRDVQYVPADRMHLQVEEHVARLQATGARVPASDQTSGEPTDTTARPNGRALCRDWVAAQWLVRSNSADGDEQYSLTSHALEALSMVDALAADRALISESRLAMIVDAVHRWAARAEPDPDVQVRRLDAQIAELQAERDRLANGDEVVTVDDHRMRDGYTNISDLIRQLPSDFKRVEEAVAAMHRSIVEDFRQEVRPIGEILDDYLARTDDLMQATPEGRAFEGAFELLRDDALLLRLRDDIATILAHPFADTLGSGERRAFRNTVGILRQGIEDVLAQRRQLTATLRDQIVAHDVVRDRELDAVLRSVNRGLASWIEQGSARDRVPLGLLPATAEVGTLRERFHDPDNDAVPPPIEEPDDDVFEELDVESLRRHGGPLLAELRAALRDAADSADAFHALPPEQRRPVELFGLAHLLTGNDDFETATHVVPHRTVRPDGEPVTFHMPTASLTGAPADTQHDHDNGQEAR; via the coding sequence ATGACCGACGTCGACCTCGAGTTCGCCCGCGTCCGTGCGGTCCTCGACCGCCCGACGCTCCGGCTCATGTCCCGCCCGACGAGCGCCGCCGTCCTCGCGGTGTTCCGGACGGTGTTCGACCGCGACGTCCAGTACGTCCCCGCCGACCGCATGCACCTGCAGGTCGAGGAGCACGTCGCGCGCCTGCAGGCGACGGGCGCGCGCGTGCCCGCGAGCGACCAGACCTCGGGCGAGCCGACGGACACCACCGCGCGTCCGAACGGCCGTGCGCTCTGCCGCGACTGGGTGGCGGCGCAGTGGCTCGTGCGCTCGAACTCCGCCGACGGCGACGAGCAGTACTCCCTGACGAGCCACGCCCTCGAGGCCCTGAGCATGGTCGATGCACTGGCCGCCGACCGGGCCCTCATCAGCGAGAGCCGGCTCGCCATGATCGTCGACGCCGTGCACCGGTGGGCGGCGCGCGCCGAACCGGACCCCGACGTGCAGGTCCGACGGCTCGACGCGCAGATCGCCGAGCTGCAGGCCGAGCGGGACCGCCTGGCGAACGGCGACGAGGTCGTCACGGTCGACGACCACCGGATGCGCGACGGCTACACGAACATCTCCGACCTGATCCGGCAGCTGCCGAGCGACTTCAAGCGCGTCGAGGAGGCGGTCGCCGCGATGCACCGCTCGATCGTCGAGGACTTCCGGCAGGAGGTGCGCCCGATCGGCGAGATCCTCGACGACTACCTCGCCCGCACGGACGACCTCATGCAGGCGACGCCGGAGGGCCGCGCGTTCGAGGGCGCGTTCGAGCTCCTCCGCGACGACGCCCTGCTCCTGCGGCTCCGGGACGACATCGCCACGATCCTGGCCCACCCGTTCGCGGACACGCTCGGGTCCGGGGAGCGCCGGGCCTTCCGCAACACGGTCGGCATCCTCCGCCAGGGCATCGAGGACGTCCTCGCCCAGCGCCGGCAGCTCACCGCGACGTTGCGCGACCAGATCGTGGCACACGACGTCGTCCGGGACCGCGAGCTCGACGCCGTGCTCCGCTCCGTGAACCGCGGCCTGGCGTCGTGGATCGAGCAGGGCAGCGCCCGCGACCGCGTCCCGCTCGGCCTGCTCCCCGCGACGGCCGAGGTCGGCACGCTCCGCGAACGCTTCCACGACCCGGACAACGACGCCGTCCCGCCGCCCATCGAGGAGCCCGACGACGACGTCTTCGAGGAACTCGACGTCGAGAGCCTCCGTCGGCACGGCGGCCCGCTCCTGGCGGAACTCCGCGCGGCGCTCCGCGACGCCGCGGACAGCGCCGACGCCTTCCACGCGCTCCCGCCGGAGCAGCGCCGGCCGGTCGAGCTGTTCGGCCTGGCGCACCTGCTCACCGGGAACGACGACTTCGAGACCGCCACGCACGTGGTCCCGCACCGCACGGTGCGTCCCGACGGCGAGCCGGTCACCTTCCACATGCCCACGGCGTCCCTGACCGGCGCGCCGGCGGACACCCAGCACGACCACGACAACGGCCAGGAGGCACGGTGA
- a CDS encoding site-specific integrase produces MATIREYETAKGKRFEVGYTKPDGGRTRKRGFRTKRDAKVWSAANLIAMSKPNYRTQSDLSQKLGPFIDEFLARRATLAATTVANRAAVAGKWITPYWSETSLEALTKKSVRAWVESIHAAGAGAQTIQKAHQILGGVLEECVEQGLHTGNPARGVKLPTVVTREHGYLSAPQVAHLLDEAQERDRMLIAFLAFSGLRFGEAAALTFADLDFANNVVHVRRSATEVRGELVLGPPKNGKARQVPGVPQVMEPLRRRSAGREAHDLVFTGPGGGMLRLSTWRRRVFAPAVRRAIASWPTSNFARGAVVQHFPKLTPHDLRHTAASLGVSAGATVPLVQGMLGHAKPSITLDVYTGLFPADFDPLVTKLGDLDSGAGIADRL; encoded by the coding sequence ATGGCCACGATCCGTGAATACGAGACGGCGAAGGGCAAGCGGTTCGAGGTCGGGTACACGAAGCCGGACGGCGGAAGGACGCGGAAGCGTGGGTTTCGGACCAAGCGTGACGCGAAGGTCTGGTCCGCGGCGAACCTCATCGCAATGAGCAAGCCGAACTACCGCACTCAGTCCGACCTGTCGCAGAAGCTCGGCCCGTTCATCGACGAGTTCCTCGCTCGACGCGCGACGCTCGCCGCTACCACGGTCGCGAACCGTGCGGCCGTTGCGGGCAAGTGGATCACGCCGTACTGGAGCGAGACGTCCCTGGAGGCGCTCACGAAGAAGTCGGTGAGAGCCTGGGTGGAGTCCATCCACGCCGCCGGCGCCGGTGCGCAAACGATCCAGAAGGCGCACCAGATCCTAGGGGGCGTCCTCGAGGAGTGTGTCGAGCAGGGCCTACACACCGGGAACCCGGCGCGAGGAGTCAAGCTGCCCACGGTGGTGACGCGCGAGCACGGTTACCTCAGCGCCCCGCAGGTCGCGCACCTCCTCGACGAAGCGCAGGAGCGCGACCGGATGCTCATCGCCTTCCTGGCGTTCTCAGGACTGCGGTTCGGCGAAGCCGCGGCTCTCACGTTCGCCGACCTCGACTTCGCGAACAACGTCGTGCACGTCCGCAGGTCCGCGACCGAGGTCAGGGGCGAGCTCGTGCTCGGTCCGCCCAAGAACGGCAAGGCTCGACAGGTTCCGGGAGTGCCGCAGGTCATGGAGCCGCTCCGACGACGCTCGGCAGGGCGTGAGGCACACGACCTCGTCTTCACCGGGCCGGGGGGCGGCATGCTCAGGCTCTCGACCTGGCGGCGTCGAGTCTTCGCTCCAGCCGTCCGGCGTGCGATCGCAAGCTGGCCAACGAGCAACTTCGCGCGCGGAGCGGTCGTGCAGCACTTCCCGAAGCTCACCCCGCACGACCTGCGGCACACCGCCGCGAGCCTCGGGGTTTCCGCGGGCGCCACCGTGCCCCTCGTGCAGGGCATGCTCGGTCACGCCAAGCCGAGCATCACGCTCGATGTCTACACCGGACTCTTCCCGGCCGACTTCGACCCGCTAGTCACCAAGCTCGGCGACCTCGACTCTGGAGCGGGCATCGCGGACCGGCTCTGA